A DNA window from Acinetobacter sp. 10FS3-1 contains the following coding sequences:
- the gatA gene encoding Asp-tRNA(Asn)/Glu-tRNA(Gln) amidotransferase subunit GatA, with product MTDLHRLSIRELSEGLANAQFSSRELTAHYLKRIEKIDAQVKSYVTVTAEQALVQADAADAAIKAGNATALTGIPIAHKDIFCTQGIKTTAGSKMLDNFISPYDATVIAKAKAAGLVTLGKVNMDEFAMGSTSESSYFGATKNPWALDHVPGGSSGGSAAVVAADLAPFATGTDTGGSIRQPASFCGLTGLKPTYGRVSRFGMIAYASSLDQGGPIARSAEDCAYLMNVMAGHDAKDSTSINKEVDDYVANLNGTSVKGLRIGIPKQYFNVEGLAADVKARVEESLKKLEDMGAILVEIDLNMTESYVPTYYLIAPAEASSNLSRYDGVRYGYRAENPVDLMDLYKRSRSEGFGAEVQRRILIGTYALSAGYYDAYYVKAQKVRRLIQQDFLKAFENVDVIAAPSAPTTAYKIGANLSPTEMYLGDIYTLAVNLAGLPAINAPVGFDQDHLPVGLQLIGNYWSESQLLSVIHQYQQATDWHTKRAAIAEENA from the coding sequence ATGACAGATTTACATCGCTTATCCATTCGTGAACTTAGTGAAGGCCTGGCCAATGCCCAGTTTTCATCCCGCGAATTAACTGCACATTATTTAAAGCGCATTGAAAAGATTGATGCTCAGGTGAAGTCTTATGTGACTGTCACTGCTGAACAAGCCTTGGTGCAAGCCGATGCCGCAGATGCGGCCATTAAAGCCGGAAATGCAACCGCACTGACCGGGATTCCGATTGCACACAAAGATATTTTCTGTACCCAAGGCATTAAAACCACTGCCGGTTCTAAAATGCTGGACAATTTTATCTCTCCTTACGACGCAACCGTTATAGCGAAAGCTAAAGCTGCGGGCCTAGTGACCCTCGGAAAAGTGAACATGGACGAGTTTGCCATGGGTTCAACTTCCGAGTCATCTTACTTTGGTGCAACCAAAAACCCTTGGGCTTTAGATCATGTTCCAGGTGGTTCTTCAGGTGGTTCTGCTGCGGTTGTAGCGGCTGATCTGGCACCCTTCGCAACCGGTACTGATACGGGTGGTTCAATCCGTCAGCCCGCCTCTTTCTGTGGTCTGACCGGTCTGAAACCGACTTATGGCCGGGTATCGCGTTTCGGTATGATCGCGTACGCATCATCACTGGATCAAGGCGGCCCAATAGCACGTTCCGCTGAAGACTGTGCTTATCTGATGAACGTGATGGCCGGTCATGATGCTAAAGACTCTACTTCAATCAATAAAGAAGTAGATGATTATGTGGCAAACCTCAATGGCACATCAGTCAAAGGCTTACGCATTGGTATTCCAAAGCAGTACTTCAATGTTGAAGGTTTGGCTGCCGATGTGAAGGCACGTGTTGAAGAATCCTTAAAAAAACTGGAAGACATGGGCGCCATTCTGGTTGAGATTGATCTCAACATGACTGAAAGCTATGTACCGACTTACTACCTGATCGCACCTGCCGAAGCTTCTTCAAACTTATCTCGCTATGACGGCGTGCGTTATGGCTACCGTGCAGAGAATCCTGTGGACTTGATGGACTTGTACAAACGCTCACGCTCTGAAGGTTTTGGTGCTGAAGTACAACGCCGTATCCTGATCGGGACCTATGCTCTGTCGGCGGGTTATTACGATGCTTACTATGTAAAAGCGCAAAAAGTCCGTCGCCTGATCCAGCAAGACTTCTTAAAAGCCTTTGAAAATGTAGATGTGATTGCTGCACCATCTGCACCAACTACAGCTTATAAGATTGGTGCTAATCTAAGCCCCACCGAAATGTATTTGGGTGATATCTATACCCTCGCAGTGAACCTGGCAGGTCTTCCTGCGATTAACGCGCCTGTTGGTTTTGACCAAGACCACTTGCCAGTTGGCTTACAACTGATTGGTAACTACTGGTCAGAATCTCAATTGTTGTCTGTGATCCATCAGTACCAGCAAGCCACAGACTGGCATACCAAACGCGCGGCAATTGCTGAGGAGAACGCATAA
- the gatC gene encoding Asp-tRNA(Asn)/Glu-tRNA(Gln) amidotransferase subunit GatC produces MSTSDAQSSADLNAETVSAIAHLARLSLNDTQSAEYAQSLNKILGMMETLKGIDTDGVEPLKSPFDHPQPLREDVVSESNHREQYQAIAPAVQDGLYLVPRVIE; encoded by the coding sequence ATGTCTACATCGGATGCACAGTCTTCTGCAGATTTAAATGCAGAAACAGTTTCAGCTATTGCCCACCTCGCAAGGTTATCTCTTAATGATACGCAATCTGCTGAATATGCTCAAAGTTTAAATAAAATTTTAGGCATGATGGAAACCCTGAAAGGCATCGATACAGACGGTGTTGAGCCGCTAAAAAGCCCTTTCGACCACCCGCAGCCATTACGTGAAGATGTCGTGTCGGAAAGCAATCATCGCGAGCAGTACCAGGCCATTGCCCCTGCAGTACAGGACGGCTTATATCTCGTCCCGCGCGTGATTGAGTAA
- a CDS encoding rod shape-determining protein, whose amino-acid sequence MILKRLIGLFSPDLAIDLGTANTLIYAPGRGIILNEPTVVAIRHSGSHKIVAAVGLDAKQMLGRTPANISAIRPMKDGVIADFEVTETMLNQFIGKVHEKRLFPPAPRVVVCVPCKSTLVERRAIREAVYNAGAREVRLIEEPMAAAIGAGMPVEQACGSMVVDVGGGTTEIAIISLQGCVYADSLRIGGDVFDEQIINYVRKAHGCVIGETTAEVIKKEVGMALPDEGEKPLEIEVRGRNLAEGVPRAIVVNSDEVTQAISDPLQNIVSAVKSALEQTPPELSSDIAERGIVLTGGGALLRNLDKLLAKETGLPVVVAEDPLSCVTRGGGKVLEFFDNPNHDMLFVG is encoded by the coding sequence GTGATTCTAAAACGACTAATAGGCTTGTTTTCGCCAGATCTCGCTATTGATTTAGGTACTGCAAATACACTTATTTATGCGCCAGGACGAGGCATTATATTAAATGAACCGACGGTTGTAGCCATCCGTCATAGCGGTTCACATAAAATTGTTGCTGCTGTAGGTCTTGACGCGAAACAAATGCTCGGTCGTACGCCTGCAAATATCTCTGCAATTCGTCCGATGAAAGATGGTGTAATTGCAGATTTTGAAGTGACCGAAACCATGTTAAATCAGTTCATTGGTAAGGTACACGAAAAACGTTTATTTCCGCCAGCACCGCGTGTCGTGGTCTGCGTGCCATGTAAATCGACTCTGGTTGAACGCCGGGCGATCCGCGAGGCGGTATATAATGCCGGTGCGCGTGAAGTCCGTCTGATTGAAGAGCCGATGGCAGCGGCAATTGGTGCAGGTATGCCGGTTGAGCAGGCCTGTGGTTCCATGGTGGTTGATGTTGGTGGGGGTACGACTGAAATCGCCATCATCTCGCTACAAGGCTGTGTCTATGCAGATTCGCTGCGTATCGGCGGTGATGTATTCGATGAGCAGATCATCAACTACGTGCGTAAGGCACATGGCTGCGTGATTGGTGAAACCACAGCTGAAGTGATCAAGAAAGAGGTGGGTATGGCATTGCCAGATGAAGGTGAAAAGCCACTGGAAATTGAAGTCCGCGGCCGTAACCTCGCAGAAGGTGTGCCACGTGCGATTGTGGTGAATTCGGATGAAGTCACTCAGGCCATTTCTGATCCCCTACAAAATATTGTCTCAGCAGTCAAATCTGCGCTTGAACAAACTCCGCCAGAACTGTCTTCGGACATTGCTGAACGCGGTATTGTGTTAACAGGCGGTGGCGCATTGCTCCGTAACCTTGACAAGCTGTTAGCCAAGGAAACCGGCCTGCCTGTGGTGGTTGCTGAAGATCCACTGTCATGCGTGACCCGTGGTGGTGGCAAGGTACTCGAGTTCTTCGATAATCCAAATCACGACATGTTATTTGTAGGCTAA
- the mreC gene encoding rod shape-determining protein MreC, whose product MQAHLFSRQPPSFRSFIIALVTCLVVLFFDWRMPHVVQPARDVLYAAYNPIYAVASYPVLSREWLNQQTKSEAQLRRENTAMQAELLQAQVRLQKIAELSAENTRLRGLLDTPLIIDGRMEIAEVIGTDADPLRHIIVINRGSRNDLKVGQTVLDDKGIMGQIISVYPHSSRVMLLSDKEHSLSVRLERTGMRAIVSGTGDLGRLKMEYVPTSANIKVGEKVYSSGLGQHFPAGYLVGTVAKVQRHNSGEFAQIDMIPAAQLAGGHHVVVLFSDSLAMEQPHVNR is encoded by the coding sequence GTGCAAGCACATCTGTTTTCTCGACAACCGCCATCTTTTCGCTCTTTTATCATTGCATTGGTCACCTGTCTGGTAGTGCTGTTCTTTGACTGGCGCATGCCACATGTGGTCCAACCTGCACGGGATGTCTTGTACGCGGCTTATAATCCGATTTATGCCGTGGCCAGCTATCCGGTACTGTCGCGAGAATGGCTGAATCAACAAACCAAATCTGAAGCACAACTGCGTCGTGAAAATACCGCGATGCAGGCTGAGCTGTTGCAGGCCCAAGTCCGACTGCAAAAAATTGCCGAGCTTTCTGCCGAAAATACCCGTTTACGTGGTCTGCTGGATACACCGCTGATTATTGATGGACGCATGGAAATTGCCGAGGTGATTGGCACAGATGCCGACCCCCTGCGGCATATTATCGTGATCAACCGTGGTTCCAGAAATGACCTGAAAGTAGGACAGACCGTATTGGATGATAAAGGTATCATGGGGCAGATTATCAGTGTCTATCCACATAGTAGCCGGGTAATGTTGCTGTCTGATAAAGAGCATTCGCTGTCCGTACGTCTGGAACGTACTGGCATGCGTGCCATTGTATCCGGTACGGGCGATCTGGGACGTTTAAAGATGGAATATGTACCGACCAGTGCCAACATCAAGGTTGGAGAAAAAGTATATAGCTCCGGGTTGGGCCAGCATTTTCCGGCCGGTTATCTGGTGGGGACGGTGGCTAAAGTCCAACGGCATAATTCAGGCGAGTTTGCCCAAATTGACATGATTCCGGCAGCACAGCTTGCGGGCGGGCATCATGTGGTGGTGTTATTCTCCGACTCACTGGCGATGGAGCAGCCGCATGTCAATCGCTAA
- the mreD gene encoding rod shape-determining protein MreD yields MSIAKMKSRTQRDPFLAIVISVILASILMVYPLSYTLSGWRPLFMLMVMLFWVLCQPTWCGIWFAFATGIFADLLLDAPLGLNALSFILIAFLARFLTRERRILTFSNLWIITAIAIVAHLMLIFFAQILASVQFSFARHWIPVLTSILVWPVLYYMLKKWRI; encoded by the coding sequence ATGTCAATCGCTAAGATGAAATCAAGAACACAGCGTGATCCTTTTCTGGCAATTGTAATATCGGTAATCCTCGCTTCGATCTTGATGGTTTATCCCTTGTCCTATACCTTGTCGGGCTGGCGTCCGCTGTTTATGCTGATGGTGATGCTGTTCTGGGTATTGTGTCAGCCCACCTGGTGCGGGATCTGGTTTGCTTTTGCGACCGGTATTTTTGCGGACTTGTTGCTGGATGCGCCTTTGGGGCTTAATGCCCTCAGTTTTATACTTATCGCTTTTCTGGCACGTTTCCTGACCCGTGAACGCCGTATTTTGACCTTTTCCAATCTGTGGATCATCACTGCAATTGCCATTGTGGCCCATCTGATGCTGATCTTTTTTGCCCAGATTTTAGCCAGCGTACAGTTTTCCTTTGCCCGGCACTGGATTCCAGTGCTGACCAGTATTCTGGTATGGCCTGTCCTTTACTATATGTTGAAGAAATGGCGCATATAA
- a CDS encoding Maf-like protein — translation MAHIILASSSPRRRELLQQLGLSFDIYSPDIDESVHVGESVATYVERLARAKADAVAERFPEAIIIAADTSLGVDNEILGKPASKQHAIEMWTKISGRWHDVYTGVCVRTKDEKYSIVVRTQVEFQILSVQDMESYWASGEPVGKAGAYAIQGIAARYIPSIQGSYSNVVGLPLYETVQLLQRVKALN, via the coding sequence ATGGCGCATATAATTCTTGCTTCTAGCTCGCCGCGACGTCGCGAGTTGTTACAGCAACTTGGACTGAGCTTTGATATTTATAGTCCGGATATCGACGAATCTGTGCATGTAGGCGAGTCCGTCGCAACCTATGTGGAACGTCTGGCACGGGCCAAGGCTGATGCCGTGGCGGAGCGTTTTCCAGAAGCAATTATCATCGCCGCAGATACCAGTTTAGGTGTCGACAATGAAATTTTGGGCAAACCCGCATCAAAACAGCATGCGATTGAAATGTGGACAAAAATCTCAGGGCGGTGGCATGATGTTTACACTGGGGTGTGTGTGCGTACAAAAGATGAAAAATACAGTATAGTCGTCAGAACCCAGGTTGAATTTCAGATACTGAGTGTCCAGGATATGGAAAGTTATTGGGCAAGCGGTGAGCCGGTAGGAAAAGCAGGTGCTTATGCAATTCAGGGCATTGCCGCACGCTATATTCCAAGCATTCAGGGCAGTTATTCTAATGTGGTGGGTTTGCCCCTTTATGAAACAGTACAGTTATTACAGAGAGTTAAGGCACTAAATTAA
- the rng gene encoding ribonuclease G produces the protein MSDELLINVTPMECRVALIENGTVNELFVERTAKRGLVGNIYKGKVVRVLPGMQAAFVDIGLSRTAFLHINDMVWPRNQPTPNVFELLQPGQILTVQVMKDMLGTKGARLSTDLSIPSRYLVLMPYGNHIGVSQRIESEDERNRLRSIIEHIQGEYKLPGSVIVRTAAEGIEEAAIAQDMAYLAKLWEYIQRKQKVIAVPSLIFEELPLPERVIRDLANENTAKIYIDSREIHSKLQEFVEEFVPSMKDRLLHYPGERPIFDLYNVEEDLQKALQTRVALKSGGYLMIDQTEAMTTIDINTGSYVGGRSLEDTVFKTNMEATQVIARQLRLRNLGGIIIIDFIDMQEALHREEVMKQFERMLERDYAKTKITQVSELGLVEMTRKRTRESLEHLLCEACPTCQGRGYVKTAESVCYEIFREILRYARAYESQSGFTVVAHPAVIDRLLTAEAPAVADLEHFINRVIKFQVENLYTQEQYDIILS, from the coding sequence ATGTCTGACGAATTGTTGATTAACGTCACGCCAATGGAATGCCGCGTTGCGTTAATTGAAAACGGCACAGTCAATGAGCTGTTTGTCGAGCGCACGGCCAAGCGTGGTCTGGTTGGAAATATTTATAAAGGCAAAGTGGTCCGGGTTCTGCCTGGCATGCAAGCCGCTTTTGTCGATATCGGCCTGTCTAGAACTGCCTTTTTGCACATTAATGACATGGTCTGGCCGCGCAATCAGCCTACACCAAATGTGTTTGAGCTGCTGCAACCGGGACAAATTCTTACCGTTCAGGTTATGAAAGACATGTTGGGCACCAAAGGTGCGCGTCTTTCTACCGACCTTTCGATTCCTTCACGTTATCTGGTGCTGATGCCGTATGGCAATCATATCGGAGTATCCCAACGGATTGAATCTGAAGATGAGCGAAACCGTTTACGTTCCATCATTGAGCATATTCAGGGTGAATATAAGCTTCCTGGTTCAGTCATTGTACGCACGGCTGCCGAAGGGATTGAAGAGGCCGCTATTGCCCAGGATATGGCTTATCTGGCCAAGCTCTGGGAATATATTCAGCGTAAACAAAAAGTCATTGCAGTCCCTTCACTGATTTTTGAAGAACTCCCTTTACCTGAGCGGGTGATTCGTGATCTGGCAAATGAGAATACCGCCAAAATCTATATTGATTCACGTGAAATTCATAGCAAGTTGCAAGAGTTTGTCGAAGAATTCGTACCGAGCATGAAGGATCGTTTGCTGCATTATCCAGGTGAACGTCCGATTTTTGACTTGTACAATGTTGAAGAGGATTTGCAAAAGGCCTTGCAGACCCGTGTCGCACTCAAATCTGGTGGCTATCTAATGATTGATCAGACTGAGGCCATGACTACGATTGACATCAACACCGGTTCTTATGTCGGTGGCCGTTCCCTAGAAGATACCGTATTCAAAACCAATATGGAGGCTACCCAGGTCATTGCACGTCAACTGCGCTTGCGTAATCTGGGTGGAATTATCATTATTGATTTCATTGATATGCAGGAAGCCCTGCATCGTGAAGAGGTTATGAAGCAGTTTGAGCGTATGCTGGAACGGGATTATGCCAAGACCAAAATTACCCAGGTGTCTGAATTGGGTCTGGTGGAAATGACCCGAAAGCGTACCCGGGAATCTTTAGAGCATTTATTGTGTGAAGCATGTCCAACCTGCCAAGGGCGAGGTTATGTCAAAACAGCAGAGTCAGTGTGTTACGAAATATTTAGGGAAATTCTGCGTTATGCACGGGCGTATGAGTCACAGAGTGGCTTTACTGTCGTTGCTCATCCTGCGGTGATTGATCGCTTGTTAACTGCAGAAGCACCAGCAGTCGCTGATCTTGAGCATTTTATTAATCGTGTGATTAAGTTCCAAGTGGAAAATTTATATACGCAAGAGCAATACGATATCATTCTGAGCTGA
- a CDS encoding PA1571 family protein, translated as MSMSKAVVNKSLKHVLEPKTVHAGYIVDERGNEVQITASMIRTVCHQLLKQCRTIKG; from the coding sequence ATGAGTATGAGTAAAGCGGTTGTAAATAAAAGCCTAAAACATGTACTAGAACCAAAAACTGTTCATGCTGGATATATTGTTGATGAGCGCGGTAATGAAGTTCAGATTACGGCTTCTATGATTCGTACGGTGTGCCATCAGTTATTAAAACAGTGTCGTACTATTAAGGGTTAA
- a CDS encoding WS/DGAT/MGAT family O-acyltransferase — MRPLHPIDFIFLTLEKRQQPMHVGGLFLFQIPEHAPASFIQDLVSDIRNSKSSPIPPFNNYLNGLFWDEDEEFDLEHHFRHIALPKPGRIRELLSYISQEHSALIDRAKPLWTCHIIEGIEDNRFAMYFKIHHAMVDGIAGMRLVEKSLSHDPDAKSIVPPWCVQGPRAKRLMTPKVSRLKNILRTIKGQLECTPRVAYELSQTIMKDMGRNPDYVSSFQAPCSILNQRVSSSRRFAAQSFEFSRLRHISKALGVTINDIVLAICSGALREYLLSQNALPKKPLIAMVPASVRSDDSDLSNRITMILANLGTHKDDPLERLDIVRRSVLNAKERFKRMNANQILNYSAFIYGAAGLNIASGLMPKRQAFNLVISNVPGPQEPLYWNGARLEALYPASIILDGQALNITMTSYLDKLEVGLTACRNALPKMQNLLTHLEEEIQRFEQLIES, encoded by the coding sequence ATGCGTCCATTACATCCGATTGATTTTATTTTTTTAACTTTAGAAAAACGCCAGCAACCCATGCATGTCGGCGGATTATTTCTGTTTCAAATCCCTGAGCATGCACCCGCCTCTTTTATTCAAGACTTAGTGAGCGATATTCGTAATTCAAAATCTTCTCCGATTCCCCCTTTTAATAATTACTTAAACGGCCTATTTTGGGACGAAGATGAAGAATTTGATCTTGAGCATCATTTTCGGCATATCGCTCTGCCTAAACCTGGACGTATTCGTGAATTACTCAGCTATATTTCCCAGGAACATAGCGCACTGATTGATCGGGCCAAGCCTTTATGGACTTGTCACATTATTGAAGGCATTGAAGATAACCGTTTTGCCATGTATTTCAAAATACATCATGCCATGGTAGATGGCATTGCCGGAATGCGTCTAGTCGAAAAATCACTGTCCCACGATCCGGATGCAAAAAGTATTGTACCTCCCTGGTGTGTACAGGGCCCACGGGCTAAACGTTTAATGACCCCGAAGGTGAGCCGGCTAAAAAATATCCTGCGCACTATTAAAGGGCAGCTTGAATGTACTCCACGGGTCGCTTACGAGCTGTCTCAGACCATAATGAAAGACATGGGACGCAATCCCGACTATGTATCCAGTTTTCAGGCTCCCTGTTCTATTTTAAACCAGCGGGTCAGCTCCTCACGCCGTTTTGCCGCCCAATCTTTTGAGTTTTCACGCCTGCGCCACATTTCCAAGGCATTAGGGGTGACCATTAATGATATTGTACTGGCGATTTGCTCAGGCGCCTTACGTGAATATTTGCTCAGCCAGAATGCACTACCTAAAAAGCCTCTGATTGCCATGGTGCCAGCTTCAGTACGCAGCGATGACTCCGATCTTTCCAATCGGATTACCATGATTCTGGCAAATCTCGGTACGCATAAAGATGACCCACTGGAGCGTTTAGACATTGTGCGCCGCAGCGTATTAAATGCCAAAGAACGTTTTAAACGCATGAATGCCAATCAGATTTTAAACTATAGTGCATTTATTTATGGTGCAGCCGGTTTAAATATTGCATCGGGTTTAATGCCTAAACGTCAGGCATTTAATCTGGTCATTTCAAATGTTCCAGGACCACAAGAGCCACTTTACTGGAATGGCGCACGTCTGGAAGCCCTCTACCCTGCCTCGATTATATTGGACGGTCAGGCACTGAATATCACGATGACCAGCTATCTGGACAAACTTGAAGTCGGCCTCACTGCCTGCCGTAATGCCTTACCAAAAATGCAGAATCTACTGACTCATCTAGAAGAAGAAATTCAACGTTTTGAGCAGCTCATAGAGAGCTAA
- a CDS encoding phosphoadenylyl-sulfate reductase, translating to MTKIQTIDMVDALASEYADKSPSEILALALNQSGEIAISFSGAEDVVLIDMASHLGKPFRVFSLDTGRLHAETYQFIEQVRKHYHIDIEICFPETEAVQQLTTTKGMFSFYQDGHQECCGIRKVQPLRKKLATLDGWITGQRKDQSPGTRQEIPVVQADLGFSGPGKQLIKYNPLANWSSADIWSYIRMMEIPYNSLHEKGFISIGCEPCTRPVLPNQHEREGRWWWEEATHKECGLHADNLKK from the coding sequence ATGACCAAAATCCAGACTATTGATATGGTGGATGCGCTGGCATCCGAATATGCAGATAAATCACCGAGTGAAATTTTGGCGCTTGCGCTAAATCAATCTGGCGAGATTGCGATTTCCTTTTCAGGTGCAGAAGATGTAGTTCTGATTGATATGGCCTCACATCTGGGCAAGCCGTTCCGGGTATTTAGTCTCGATACCGGCCGCCTGCATGCCGAAACGTACCAGTTTATTGAGCAGGTTCGCAAACACTATCATATTGATATTGAAATCTGCTTTCCGGAAACTGAAGCCGTTCAACAACTGACCACAACAAAGGGTATGTTTAGTTTTTATCAAGATGGTCATCAGGAATGTTGTGGGATTCGCAAGGTTCAGCCTTTACGTAAAAAACTGGCGACGCTGGATGGCTGGATTACCGGGCAGCGCAAAGACCAGAGTCCGGGCACCCGTCAGGAAATCCCAGTGGTACAGGCGGATCTCGGCTTTTCTGGCCCCGGCAAACAGCTGATCAAATATAATCCGCTAGCAAACTGGTCAAGCGCCGATATATGGAGTTATATCCGCATGATGGAGATTCCTTATAATTCGCTACATGAAAAAGGCTTTATTTCAATTGGCTGTGAGCCATGTACCCGCCCTGTACTTCCAAACCAGCATGAACGTGAAGGTCGCTGGTGGTGGGAAGAAGCCACTCATAAGGAATGCGGTTTGCACGCTGACAATTTAAAAAAATAA
- the thrH gene encoding bifunctional phosphoserine phosphatase/homoserine phosphotransferase ThrH, producing the protein MEVVCLDLEGVLVPEIWINFAKKTGIKELEATTRDIPDYDVLMTQRLNILKHHGLGLDDIQAVIAEMGPFEGAKEFVEWVSTHFQLIILSDTFYEFAHPLMKQLGWPTIFCHKLETDGNGMITDYKLRQPDQKRQAVKALHGLNFRVIAAGDSYNDTTMLGEADHGFLFDAPENVIAEFPQFPPINGYDALKEAIRKASVRDIPA; encoded by the coding sequence ATGGAAGTCGTATGTCTAGATTTAGAAGGCGTTCTGGTTCCAGAAATTTGGATTAACTTTGCAAAAAAAACCGGCATCAAGGAACTTGAAGCAACGACACGCGATATTCCTGACTATGATGTACTGATGACTCAGCGTCTGAATATTCTTAAACATCATGGTTTAGGTCTAGATGATATTCAGGCTGTAATTGCGGAGATGGGACCTTTTGAAGGGGCAAAAGAATTTGTAGAGTGGGTAAGTACACATTTCCAGCTGATTATCTTGTCAGATACCTTCTATGAATTTGCCCATCCTTTAATGAAGCAATTGGGCTGGCCAACTATTTTCTGTCATAAACTGGAAACAGATGGTAATGGCATGATCACAGACTATAAATTACGTCAGCCGGACCAAAAGCGTCAGGCCGTAAAAGCTCTGCATGGCCTGAACTTCCGTGTGATTGCAGCTGGTGATTCCTATAATGATACTACTATGCTAGGTGAAGCAGATCATGGTTTTCTGTTTGATGCACCTGAAAATGTGATTGCTGAGTTTCCACAGTTTCCGCCAATCAACGGTTATGATGCATTAAAAGAAGCGATTCGTAAGGCGTCGGTACGTGATATTCCAGCTTAA
- a CDS encoding OmpP1/FadL family transporter, translating to MKLNKIYTAILLSTLPLSVVQAAGLDRSGQSISAFLQPGNYAEAGITVLDAEVKSKKLNVDDMAKSYYFPSAAVKVQATDNISLGFIYDQPYGAEAEYDTTSLIFGSDGEGTSVNVKTENLTALIGYQPNENWNFYAGPIWQTVEADIKLRGAAYGNTGYNVEVEKEQAWGWIAGLAYQIPEIALKAAITYRSEIQHDARANQSSNISIPAGLLPHLPAGVPTSRTDSVDATTPQSVNLDFQTGIAKDTLAFANVRWVHWSQFAVKPSLLGDLSEIQDPGNRQNLIDYSDDQWSANLGVGHKFTSKWSGSVTLGYDSGAGNPVTTLGPVEGYWSVGLGGQYSPAENYFIQAGVKYFWLGDAQAQTGSTIVGDFEDNHAMGYGLKIGYRF from the coding sequence ATGAAGCTCAATAAAATTTATACTGCTATTCTACTTAGCACTTTACCTCTTTCTGTAGTTCAAGCAGCTGGCCTAGACCGTTCTGGTCAATCTATTTCTGCCTTTTTACAGCCGGGTAACTATGCTGAAGCAGGTATTACAGTTCTAGATGCAGAAGTAAAATCTAAAAAACTTAATGTCGATGATATGGCAAAGTCATATTACTTCCCTTCAGCTGCGGTAAAGGTTCAGGCAACTGATAATATCTCTCTTGGCTTTATTTACGACCAACCATATGGTGCAGAAGCTGAATATGATACCACTTCACTTATATTTGGCAGTGATGGTGAAGGCACATCTGTTAATGTAAAAACAGAAAACTTAACTGCATTAATTGGTTACCAACCAAACGAAAACTGGAACTTTTATGCAGGTCCAATATGGCAAACTGTAGAGGCTGATATTAAACTACGCGGTGCAGCTTATGGTAATACTGGTTACAATGTTGAAGTCGAAAAAGAACAAGCTTGGGGTTGGATCGCTGGCTTAGCATATCAAATCCCTGAAATTGCTTTAAAAGCAGCAATTACTTACCGCTCAGAAATTCAACATGATGCTAGAGCAAATCAATCATCAAATATTAGTATTCCTGCAGGACTTTTACCTCATTTACCTGCTGGTGTTCCTACAAGTCGTACTGATAGTGTTGATGCAACAACACCTCAATCTGTAAACCTTGACTTCCAAACAGGCATTGCCAAAGATACTTTAGCTTTCGCAAATGTGCGTTGGGTTCATTGGAGCCAATTTGCAGTTAAGCCATCCCTCCTTGGAGATTTATCTGAGATTCAAGACCCTGGAAACCGTCAAAACCTAATCGATTATTCTGACGATCAGTGGTCTGCAAACCTAGGTGTAGGTCATAAATTTACATCCAAATGGTCTGGTTCTGTAACTTTGGGCTATGACTCTGGTGCAGGTAACCCTGTGACAACATTGGGTCCAGTCGAAGGCTATTGGAGCGTCGGTTTAGGTGGACAATATAGCCCCGCTGAAAATTATTTTATCCAAGCAGGTGTTAAATACTTCTGGTTAGGCGATGCTCAAGCACAAACTGGCAGTACTATTGTAGGTGATTTTGAAGACAACCATGCAATGGGTTATGGTCTAAAAATCGGCTACCGTTTCTAA